The Aspergillus nidulans FGSC A4 chromosome VII nucleotide sequence TTGTACCTGTACTACCGATAAACCCAAACCCTATCATCCAATAGATCCAGCGCATGCTGTCTCCCACTCGCTTCCATCTTTAGTCCCGCATGCAGCGCATCCAACATCTCCTCCGCATTTGCCCTCGCTCCTTCCAACAACACTCTCACACGTTCAACTTCCGGCTGGTACGGCCCTAGCGGGAGCATATCCCTCGGCAAATCTCCCCACTCCAGCCAGACGGGTACCCTGTACGTCTTGATCACGCGGCTGAGTTGACTCCATGCTGAGGAGGGATTCAGTAGCACGCTGATAAGTGAGAGCTCTGTGAAGCCCCGGAGGGAAAGCATGGGTTTCTGCCCGCCTGACATGGAGGGTATCTGGGACATGAAGCGGGAGAGGGTGGCACGTTGGGAGAAGGGGAGGTGGGAGAGAGGGTTTAAGGAAGATGTTGAATGTGGGGTGCGTGGGCGCAGGGTGAAGTCGACCGAGTACGCTGTGAAGTGGTCGGCTAGTTCGCGGTCTGCGATGTCAGTGCCCGATTTTGCGTTGCTGATTTTCCCTGCCAGGATCAATATGAGTAAATGGTTAGAGGGCGGTGCATTGAAGCTGGATTCGAAGTAAAAGGGGGGTGATTTGACTGACATATGTTGTAATTTGGCGGAGCTCCGCAGGCTTCGATGTACCGGGAGTATGCCTCTGGACTGAGAAAGCCGGTGTGTTGAGGATCCAGATGCTGGAAAAGCTCTTCCATCATCCTGGTAAAGGATGGGGAGGGCTTCATCTCGTCGGTAAGGAGGGATGTCCAACCCCGAGTTGCGGGCAGGGGCAGTTCTGAGTACTCAGGTGGATCTTGATCAggaagctgttgctgctctggatCCACCATTCTCGGCGGCAAGGATGTGGGCGGCCGTCTCTCCGAGTCTTCAACCACGCTCCTGATCTCCTTTTCCGACTTCGTCGGGCGAGGAGGCATCTGCGGCGGCACATCGCTGGGTGTGTCTGTTGGGACAGGCCGTCTGCGCGGGGGCCCATACGCACTGAGAGATCTGCTCACCAACTGTATTCgcggtggaggcggcggaggtaCCGGAAGGAAGCCGCTCTGTATGTGCATGGATATTGAATGAGACTTATCATCTTGGTGTTGCGAGGGATATATCCCTGCGACGTAGCAGTTGGCGCAGAGAGTCATCCGCGGTGTACAGGAGGCGCATGACAAACGCGGCTTCATGGACTGGATGGGCTCATTACAGGAGGTGCATTTGTATAGAGACATTGTGACCGGATCTGGGGGAGTACGCCGCGCTGCGAGCTACAGTGCTGAGAGAACTCAGCTTGGGATGTTATATGAGCAGATGGGTCGGCTAAAAAAGCCATATTGGGATGGCTGCGGGGTTTCTTTGGTGCTGACATGACAAGACAGGCCTTGAACACTCTCGTACAAGGCTGATTATCTGTAATCAGTAATAGTACGCGGTTTCGTGTCGTTATAGAGTATTTCCAATGAGGCTGAAGACGCGATGCATAGTTAGCACGAGGTATTGACCTTGACTCTGAAAGGTCGGATCCAAAATAACTTACAGAACACCACCAAATCAATCGTAAAGCATACTTCAGGGaatatcaatatcttcagGTTAGTCAAGCGGAGATATGGTTGGATTGAATGCGTTTGTTGTACGTCCTAGTATGATCGTAAATCATAGCCTAGATGAATGTGTTAACGCTGCGACGGTGACAAGGAACACAGAGGCGCCGGTTTAGCGAGTTTGCCCAGCGTCTGACTTTCAGTACTTACATAATTCATTCAGCAGCATGTGCCGATATATTTGATTGGGATGCAGTATCCGGCCAGTATTCATCTTGAACCGATGGGACTCAGTCCAACATTCAGCATTCAAGCTTATTTATCTAAATGGCATCTAGCACTCCGATGATGAGCTATTCAGATAGCTGGTTTTATCGCCACAGAATGGATCACAAACCTCTTTCCTCACTTGATGGACCGGCTGCCTCCCTTCAGACTAGGACAAAAGAGTACTCGACCTATGCCCACGGATGCTCCAGGTGGTCTATTAGTTGTCGTAGACGATGAGCTTGTGGTCGATCTCCTTTCCGAGATGGATATATTGGGGAAGGTGCTACGTATCAGTTTTTGTGAGAAATTCTTTTCACCGGCTAATCTAGAACGCAGAGACGCCGACTAACGTATTTGTCGTTGGGTATGAAATGGAAATCTGGTCGCTTAATGTCTGATAGACGACATGACAATCTATGTGAAGATAGAATCGACAGGCAAGGCAGAGTTCCGAGACCAAGAACGGGGAGAATATTCATCACTAGCGACCTCTTTCATGGCATGCATATTCAGAAACCAGCAGTCGAAGCATGGCCTACGAAACTCATATTTACGCCCATCACGAAACACTCACCTTGGTTGAAATATCTGGGCCGGCATAGAGACTAACCCTAAATCTCCACCTAAATCTTCGATATGGGCAGTTTGGGAAACTTGACTTTGAaatttttttcttccacAGAATATCAAGTGCCTTGACCAAACATACATTtgatgaggaggttgttgCTCATATGGACGACTCAGTGACTGGTTTGATATCCGGAGAACTGGGATCATGGGGGAATCTTGGGGGTGGACAATGGCGATGCCCGTCAGATAATCCTGACGGATTGACCGGAGCTAACGTCTCTGAACCGAAATTTGTCAAATCTTTATCAAATGCTAGAAGAGCTCAATGTGCTCAACCGGACCAGCTCCAGCGAGAGGGTTGGTGTTGAGATCGCCCACTCTATGCGTGGAAGGTTCAGGAAGACACTACCCTTCAGGTACAGAAAGTAGAGTGAAGGCAGTCTTCCCTGGGAGCAGATAATGTGCAGATCATTGCCAATATCCTGATTCTTCCTGCATCATATTGCATCAATGGAAACACGCGGCCCTGAAGAGGCCAAAGCTCGAATCCGAAGACAGGCGGCAAACGGGAGTGATGCATACAATAGCTGTTACCGGAAGACTTTCAGAGTGAGCATGACGGCTCTTTCAATTATTCTCGTCACCTCGGTTGTTTTAGAGTCTTCAACGTTTGTGATAGCCGAGTCGCAGAAAAGTACTCATTGTATGGGCTATATACTCTTCAGTCTATGACTGACAGtctgaagaaagaaagaacacCAAAATGCTAGCTCTCGCTAAGATTCTCCACGGTTCTAAACTATCTGATTTCCATATTCTCCATTGCCTGGGTTTCCTTCTGCTGAGCGACCTGACTGTCTCGAGATCGTGAGCTCTTCCAAACGTCAAATCCGCGAATCACCTCCCAGACCATCCATTACTGGTAACGCTTGCCTCTATCATTCGGAGCAGCAAAGTGATATGGTGCTCTTCGAGGACAACTCCTCACAGCGGCTGGGATCTGCGAAAATGTCTGGTACCTGACCACGCATGGCCGGCTGTGCAAAGTTTACCATTCCTCCATTAATGACGTACTCATCCAGCGAAGTGGTAGCCGCAATACACAAACAACGAGCTTTTCCTGATTGGCTTGAGCACAGCAGCCCACATGGGGAGATCTGGTACTTGGACTTTTGACTTCTATCAGGCGGACTGCCGAGTACCGCCATCCCAGATGCCAGGGAATACTTGGTTCCAAGTCAAGTACGATTACTACAGCATTGGGATTGTCTTTTTACAAATTGGATCTTGGAAACCATCAGCACCTTCGTCAACGGCCTCGAAGTTTCAGCGTTCACAAGTTTGCGAGTCCGCTTGTCTCTAGGTGCGTACTGAGAATGGGGTCTAGGATCGGGCGGTCTCCCTATGAATGCTGTGGCTGCATTCTCACGGCATGTTCAACGGCTGTTCCAAGTCAGCAGAGTCTGGAGATTTCCCTGTGGAGTATTATTGGAGCGTTGCGCATTTGATCTGTGATCGATACTGAGGCTCTTGAGCGAGAAGGGTAGATATGCAGGTAGAGTTGATTTCATAAAGAGAGAGAATTACTTGCTTTCCGGGTTCCTCACGGGCTAAGAATTTTTTTGGTCACTTCTACATCTGCAGAGATGTTGCTTTCAGCAGCTTCGGCTTCCATTATCCGGGCGACCCGGAATCATCGCCGATTTGCAGCTCGAGGATCCACCAACCTTTTATCATCAGGTACACTAGACCCAGCATCAAAAAAATACCCGCCGTCCTATGTTTTACCGACGCCCGCAGGAGAAATGCCAGCACTGCCAGTACCAGAACGCAAAGACCATGGCAAAGACGCCCTGAGCCACAACCTTCCGCCTGGGACTGCCGTACTTCCACACAATAACCCCAAAAGCCAGATGCATGTACGCGCTCATCAGAATTCAACGTAGTCATCGCCTGGTACTGACGCGTGTGGTGCAGTGTGAGCAAGTTCAGTCCATGTCCAAGCTCATAGATTGTCTTGAAGTACACGAAAGGTGATACGGTTTGTGTTTTGCCTTCCCCGCCGTCTTCTGTGGGCAACCCCAGCTCTTCATACATATTGGCCAGTTGAAGGAAGTGCGAATTCCTTGGCCTGAGAAGAGGCCGCCCATTATTTCGACGAGGAGTGGGTTGGAGGGACTTGGAAGGTGGTCTAAGAGGGGAGTCAGCGGGTCGAGCAGTGTCGCTGGAGGTTCTAGGTTTAGCATACTTGCGATTGAGAACATGATTGCCTTACTGGTAGAAAAGCTGGTTGGTGTTTTTTTGTCACTCGTGGCCAGGAAATGAGTGCTTATATTTAGATAAGTTCGCTGCCCTGGAGAAAAAGAGGGCAGAGTTAACTGCGCCCTCAAAGTGATCTGACATCGCCTTAGATCTGTATGATCAATGAGTAATTCAGCACGCTTATCACGAGATAGATAATACATGCCCTGAGAATCGCTAGAGGTCCGAAATGGCCTATGCTGGGGAAGCGGAGTGAAGCTGTAGTCATGAGGACTCCACAACACAAACCTCTCCCCCACCTTTCTGGCTTCTGATCTCCGCATCACAGTTCCTTTCCTCTATCATTCTCTCATTTCCCTTCACCTTCCTAACTATCCACAATATCTGAAGGCTGCTTGACCACTCAACACCGATTTATAACTACTATCATGAAAGATGCCGTCCACCAAGACTTttacaagaagaaggaacGCCACCATGGCGTGTGTGTCATGCCGTGAGAGCAAGGTAAAGGTCAGTTCATCAGAGTGTTTCTAGCAACAATGCATGGAATTGCTGACAGATATAGTGCGACGGTGCGGAGCCGGCATGCTCCAACTGTGTCAACAGGAGTCGTCAATGCCGCTATCAAGCATTTGACAAGAGAAAGTAAGCGTCCTGCTCAACAGGACCCGACAACGCTGACAGGGGAACTACAGGCTGCCGCTCCGCGTAGCTATCGAGATACTATCGAGCAGAGTCAATCAGCTCTGCAGTTTTATTCGAGAGAACGGGTTGCAGCCGCCGCCAATGTTGCAAGAGAAAGATTCGGCCCTGAGGAAAGTTTTGGAGATGCTTGGGCTAGCTGAGATAAACTCATCCCTGATAGggcaggtcaagaagaaacTCCCGGAGATGCCCAATTCCATACAGGAATCTGGCTCTTCCCAGACAATTGACCTGGAAGGAAACAAGTCTGACGGCGTTCTCATGAACTCCAGGCAAAATCAGGATATCTCCACTCTGCCTCCTGTAGCCGAGAATGGCGCCCCTAATCTTCCTCCGTTCCAGGGCATACATCAAATTCAGCCAAACAGTAATCTGGCTTGGCATTTTGAACTAGGTATGGACTCAATTGTGACACCGGCTTGTCCAGATACGTACACCTTCCTCACTCAGAGATTCTCAAACGACCCATCACCCCCAGCATCCGAGGGAATGCCTGAAAAGTTTGCGCCCATCATCGCCGACGACGATCAAACATTGGTAGAAGAGTCCAGCAACAGGGTAGATATAGAAGGCCTAATCGATGAACTCTCCGACCGAGTGGGTACGCTCCAAGTTGGACCCGGAGGACAGACGCAATTCTATGGCCCAACCTGCACGTTCAACCTAGCGGATATGCTAGCTACTAACTCCGGAGTGAACATTGCTCAAACCTATGTACTGGACTGCTTGAGTCAACTCGGAAACCACAATGCTGTTCCGGCGGCTCTTGAAGAGCACCTGACAAATCTCTACTTCTGCTGGCAGGACCCGTCTTTCCATGTCGTGGATCGGAAAATGTACAACGCAGCCAAGGAAAAGTGGCATGTTGACGGGGACACCCCTTACTACTCTGAGTCGCTCCGGAATGCAATGTAAGTATATGCGCCTTTTAGAGTTTGGAGCATGCCGTCTCAATACCAATCAGATGTGCTTTAGGAGCTTCCTTCGAGACGCGCTACCACCCGGACTTCGTGACGTTTCCGAAATCACTGGTGGATTTCTTCGGCGATCGCGCAAAGGCCCTTCttgaggttgagctggaCTGTCCCTGTGTAGCAACTGTTCAAGCCCTGGTtatctgcagcagcttcgAGGTCGGAAGTGGAAGGGAAGCGCGTGGATGGCTGTACAGTGGTACGTATCTTAAGCaaaatatatagatattcAGCTTATGCTCACAGGTATGGCCATCCGACTCGCTTTCAATCTCGCCCTACATCTCGATATGTCTTCTTATGTGTCTAGCGGAGTTATTACCAAAGTGGACGCGGACCTGCGGCAGACAGTGTTCTGGGCTGCGTATACAGTTGACCAGTGAGTTTATTCATGACTAGTCTCGACAACCCTCGCCTGACAAGATTCCAGCCAGCTAGGATTTTATCTCGGCCGGCCGTTCCGGACAAATATGGATGATGTAACCGTTGGCAAGCTTACCGCCAGGGCACGCCAAGAGGAACAAAATAGATGGATGCCATATACATCAGCAGGGCCTGTATGTGCCGAAATTGGTGTGCCAGACAATATGGAAGCCGTATGCGAAGAACAAATCAATCTCTGCGAGATAATGGCGCCAATTGGAGACTTCCTGTGAGCCTTTCCTGCCTATACACATTTCAACCAATATACCACTGACCGTATCCCAGATATGGGACCTCAAGTATTTCCAAAGCTGTCCTCCAACAAATTAACGAAAAGATTGTCACGAAGCTCTTTTCCTGGAAAGCTAACCTCCCATCACCCCTTCAAATCAAATTAGATGACCAGACAACACCATATACACCGcaagtcctcctcctgcagtaAGTCAACCAACATCACAATCTTACACTGCCAGCTCCTGCAAGACTTATGAAGATAGTGCTAGCAACTAATAAAACACCACTGAAAAGCATGCAATACTACCAAAACATGATCTACGCCCACCGCCCCTGGATGTCCAAATCCAGTCTCCAGCCGCAACCCCCGCAAGGTCCTGGTTACGGCCACGCCCGCGAAATGTGTATCCAGTCTGCTCTAGCAATCGCCAGGATTCTTGTCATGTACGAGTGCCGGTATACGCTTCGCCGAATCCATACCAAGGCTGTGGCCATTACATCCTCTGCTGTGCtcttgctgctctttgcAGCTGTGACGCAGTATCGCCCATGCAATGGAGATATCGGTGGTAAACATGGCGGTATTGGTGATGGTATTACAAAACACTTGAGTACATGTTTCCGCGCGCTGGATGAATTCTCCATCTCGTGGCCAAGTGCGGCAAGAGCGAAGGATTTGCTGCTGAGGTTGCAGCGGCGTTGGGAAATTCGGACGCGTTCTACTCAGGGGAGGAAAGACGGGACTGAAGGTTCCTTCGCAGAATTGGGGCAGTCATCTGCTTCCGATGAGCTTCATGGCCTAATCAGCAGGACCTCTGGTACATCAAGGAAGAACCCAGAGCCGCAAGCGATCAATGTCGACGTCGATACTGATTGGATGCTTATGCCGGATAGACAATCTTCTTTGAACAGCCGGTCTTTAGAACTCTACTCATTGCTCTCTAACCCTGT carries:
- a CDS encoding uncharacterized protein (transcript_id=CADANIAT00009016), whose translation is MSLYKCTSCNEPIQSMKPRLSCASCTPRMTLCANCYVAGIYPSQHQDDKSHSISMHIQSGFLPVPPPPPPRIQLVSRSLSAYGPPRRRPVPTDTPSDVPPQMPPRPTKSEKEIRSVVEDSERRPPTSLPPRMVDPEQQQLPDQDPPEYSELPLPATRGWTSLLTDEMKPSPSFTRMMEELFQHLDPQHTGFLSPEAYSRYIEACGAPPNYNIWKISNAKSGTDIADRELADHFTAYSVDFTLRPRTPHSTSSLNPLSHLPFSQRATLSRFMSQIPSMSGGQKPMLSLRGFTELSLISVLLNPSSAWSQLSRVIKTYRVPVWLEWGDLPRDMLPLGPYQPEVERVRVLLEGARANAEEMLDALHAGLKMEASGRQHALDLLDDRVWVYR
- a CDS encoding uncharacterized protein (transcript_id=CADANIAT00009017) translates to MYEELGLPTEDGGEGKTQTVSPFVYFKTIYELGHGLNLLTLHHTRQYQAMTTLNSDERVHASGFWGYCVEVRQSQAEGCGSGRLCHGLCVLVLAVLAFLLRASVKHRTAGWWILELQIGDDSGSPG
- a CDS encoding uncharacterized protein (transcript_id=CADANIAT00009018), which gives rise to MPSTKTFTRRRNATMACVSCRESKVKCDGAEPACSNCVNRSRQCRYQAFDKRKLPLRVAIEILSSRVNQLCSFIRENGLQPPPMLQEKDSALRKVLEMLGLAEINSSLIGQVKKKLPEMPNSIQESGSSQTIDLEGNKSDGVLMNSRQNQDISTLPPVAENGAPNLPPFQGIHQIQPNSNLAWHFELGMDSIVTPACPDTYTFLTQRFSNDPSPPASEGMPEKFAPIIADDDQTLVEESSNRVDIEGLIDELSDRVGTLQVGPGGQTQFYGPTCTFNLADMLATNSGVNIAQTYVLDCLSQLGNHNAVPAALEEHLTNLYFCWQDPSFHVVDRKMYNAAKEKWHVDGDTPYYSESLRNAICALGASFETRYHPDFVTFPKSLVDFFGDRAKALLEVELDCPCVATVQALVICSSFEVGNIQLMLTGMAIRLAFNLALHLDMSSYVSSGVITKVDADLRQTVFWAAYTVDHQLGFYLGRPFRTNMDDVTVGKLTARARQEEQNRWMPYTSAGPVCAEIGVPDNMEAVCEEQINLCEIMAPIGDFLYGTSSISKAVLQQINEKIVTKLFSWKANLPSPLQIKLDDQTTPYTPQVLLLHMQYYQNMIYAHRPWMSKSSLQPQPPQGPGYGHAREMCIQSALAIARILVMYECRYTLRRIHTKAVAITSSAVLLLLFAAVTQYRPCNGDIGGKHGGIGDGITKHLSTCFRALDEFSISWPSAARAKDLLLRLQRRWEIRTRSTQGRKDGTEGSFAELGQSSASDELHGLISRTSGTSRKNPEPQAINVDVDTDWMLMPDRQSSLNSRSLELYSLLSNPVTMCSVPESMQRYTNVHH